A window of Nocardioidaceae bacterium genomic DNA:
GTGAGCGGGCGCACCGGTCCGGTGCCGGCCCGCAGGAAGGGGGCGCACGGCCCGACCGGGCGGTCGGGCCGTGCGGGGTGCCGGGACGGGCCCGGCGTACGAGCTGGTGCTCAGGCCTGCTCGGCGGCAGCCTTCGCCTCGTCGGCCTCGGCCTTCTCGCTGGAGGCGCCCGTGGCGGCCTCGGCCGGCTCCGGGGTGGCGGCCTCGGCCACCGGGGTGGGGGTCTCGTCCGGCGCCGGGGTGTCGGTGGTCGCCTCGGTCGGCACGTTGGCCTGCGGGGCGGACTCGACCTGGCCGCCGGTCGCGGCGACGGCAGCCTCGTCGGCGGAGCCCTCGAGGAGCTCGCGCTCCCACTCGGCCAGCGGCTCGTCGGTGGTGCCCGACTCACCGGCCGAGGCACCCCCACGGGCCTGGAGACCGTCGGCGACGGCGTCGGCGATGACGCGCGTGAGCAGACCGACAGCGCGGATGGCGTCGTCGTTGCCCGGGATCGGGAAGTCGACCTCGTCGGGGTCGCAGTTGGTGTCGAGGATCCCGATGATCGGGATGTTGAGCTTGCGGGCCTCCTCGACGGCGAGGTGCTCCTTCTTGGTGTCGACGATCCACACCGCGGACGGGGTGCGACCCATGTCGCGGATGCCGCCGAGGGTGCGCTGCAGCTTGTCCCGCTCCCGCTTCATCTGCAGGAGCTCCTTCTTCGTGCGACCGGAGCCGGCGACGTTGTCGAAGTCGACGTCGTCGAGCTCCTTGAGGCGGTTGATCCGCTGGTGCACGGTCTGGAAGTTCGTGAGCATGCCGCCCAGCCACCGCTGGTTCACGTACGGCATGCCGACGCGGGCGGCCTGCTCGGCGATGGCCTCCTGAGCCTGCTTCTTCGTGCCGACGAACATCACGGTGCCGCCCTTGGCGACGGTGTCCTTGATGAACGCGTACGAGCGGTCGATGTAGGACAGCGACTGCTGCAGGTCGATGATGTAGATGCCGTTGCGCTCGGTCATGATGAAGCGCTTCATCTTGGGGTTCCAGCGACGGGTCTGGTGCCCGAAGTGGACGCCGCTCTCGAGGAGCTGGCGCATGGTGACGACGGCCATGGGCTCGTGTCCTTCTCGTCAGGGCCCGCGCGCGAGCGCGGACCGGGTTCTCAGTTCTCTGCACGCGGCGGGAGCCGTGTGCCCTGGCGCTCGGCGCGACCGGACCGGCACCCTGATCGGGCTGGTGTGCTGGACTGAAGGTCGTCGCCCGCGGGTCTGTCCCGGCTCCGGCCCCGGGAGGGCGCGGTCCGGCGCGGAGAGCGAGCGCGCGAAGTCAACCCATGCGGGCTGCTGCCGACATCGTACGCGTCGGGGGCCCTGCTTGTCCTCTCGGGCCGGTTGCCCTGCCGGGAGCCTCCCCGTCCGTCTTGTCCACCGCCGGCCGTGCGGGCCATGGCCCGACGCGGGCACGATGCCCAGACTGCGACCGTGATCCTCTCCTCCGCCCTGGCCCCGCTCGCCCTTCCCCTGTCGATCGCTGCGCTCATCGCGCCCACGCAGGCGCCGCCGGCGGGACTCGCCGCCCCGTCAGGGCTGTCGTCGGTCGCGACGCCGGCCACCACGCCGGACCCGGCGGCGTCGGCGCCACGGGCTGTGCCGCCGTTGACTCCGCTCGAGCTGATGACCGCCTTCGATCCCCCGTCGAGCCTGTTCGGTGCGGGTCACCGCGGCGTCGACCTGGCCGGCGCTGCCGGGCAGCCGGTGCTGGCACCTCTCGCCGGGACCGTCACCACGGCGGGCTCGATCGCCGGGACGCCGGTGGTGGTGGTGAGCCACGGCGAGACGCGCACGACGTACCAGCCGGTGCGCGCCGCCGTCGCCGTCGGTGAGGACGTGACCCCCGGTCAGGTGATCGGGCACCTCAGCGCCGAGGGGTCCCATTGCCCACCGGGCGTCTGCCTGCACTGGGGCCTCAAACGGGACGAGGAGTACCTGGACCCGATGGACCTCCTCGGTGCCAGACGCGTCCGCCTGCTGCCGGCCGACGACGCTCAGGCGCGGGGGTGAGCCTGGTCGAAGGCGCGGCGGAGCCGCTCGTTGCTGACGTGCGTGTAGATCTGGGTGGTGCCGAGCGAGGCGTGGCCGAGCAGCTCCTGCACGGCGCGCAGGTCGGCTCCCCCGTCCAACAGGTGGGTGGCGGCGGAGTGTCGCAGCCCGTGCGGCCCCACGTCCGGCGCGCCCGTTACCTCACGGACGCGGTCGTGCACGACACGACGCACGGTGCGGGGGTCGATGCGTCGCCCGCGCACGCCGAGGAACACCGCCTCGCCTGAGGCAGGGCCGGCGAGCTGCTCGCGCGCCCCGTCCAGCCAGGTCCGCAGCGCCTCGTGCGCGGGGCGTCCCAGCGGCACCACGCGCTCCTTGCCGCCCTTGCCCAGCACGCGCAGCACCCGCCGCTCCTCGTCGATGTCGCCGGCGTCGAGACCACAGAGCTCGGCGACCCGGATGCCGGTGGCGTAGAGGACTTCCAGCATCGCCGCGTCACGGCGACGCACCGCGATCGCCTCCTCGCTGCGGGTGCCCTCCTCCGCCGGCTCCGGGTCCTCACCGAGTCCCTCGAGGAGGGCTCGGGCCTGCTGCTGCTCCAGCGGGACCGGGAGAGCCCGGCGCGGCTTCGCGCTGGCGAGGCGGAGGCCGGGGTCCTCCTCGGCGCGTCCCGACCGCACCAGCCACGCGGTGAAGCCGCGTACGGCACTGCCCCGGCGCGCCAGCGTGGACCGTGCCAGGCCCTGCGCCTGCATCTCCGCCAGCCAGGACCGGAGATCGGTCAGCGTGAGCGCGGCGGGACCCCGGCCGCCCGCGGGGTGGTCGCGGCCAGGTCGTGTCAGGTGCTGCGCGAGGTGAGTGACGTCGCCGACATAGGCGCGGACGGTCGGCTCGGCCAGGCCCCGTTCGGAGGTGAGGTGCCGGGCGTACGCCGTCACGGCCTCCTCCCACGCCGCCGGCAGCTCAACGTCGGGCTGGGGCTGGGGGTGGGATCGGGCGTCGCTACCGGTCGCGGCTCGGCTCACCAGTCCACGGTAGGTGTGCCGGTGCCCGCCTCGGCGTCGGCGCGCGCACCAGCGCTCAGCCGCCACCGCCCGTCGCCGTGCTCGACCAGCCCACGGGCGGACAGCTCGGCGAGTGAGTCGCGCGCTATGGCTTCGCTGACCGCCACCTCGCGCGCGACGCTGCGGGTGGTGATGGCGCGCGTCACGGGCACGCCCTCCAGCACCTCGCGAAGATGGCGGGGCAGCTGGTCGCGCACCGTCTCGGCGCCGCGGGCGAGGCCCGCTGCGTGTTCGGGCCCGCCGAGCAGGTCCAGCACATGCTCGCCGCTGGTGACCAGGGTGGCGTCCCGCGTACGGATCAGCTCGTGCACTCCCGCCGAGGCCGCACTCGTCACGGCGCCCGGCACGCCCATCAGCGGTCGGTGCAGCCGGGTGGTCCAGTGGGCGGTGTTCAGGGCGCCGGAGCGCACCGCTGCCTCCACGACCACCGTGCCCTCGGACAGGGCGGCGATGAGGCGGTTGCGGGCCAGGAACCGCACCCTGGTCGGGGCACACCCGGGCGGGAGCTCGCTGACGACCGCGCCCCGCTCCCCGATCTTCTCGAGCAGCTGCTCGTGGGCCGAGGGATAGGCGCGGTCGACCCCGCAGGCCAGCACGGCGACCGTGCCCCCCTCGACGGCCAGCGCGGCACGGTGGGTGGCCTGGTCGATGCCGAACGCGGCACCGGAGACGACCCCGTAGCCCTCGCGGCTGACGTGGGCGGCGATCTCGGCCCCGGTGGTGGTGCCGTACCCGGTCGCGGACCGTGACCCGACGAAGGCGACGGCACGCTCGACCAGGGTCGTCAGCGGCCGGCCACGGACCCACAGCCCCAGCGGCGGTCCGCCGCGGCGCTGCACCGCCCCGGCGCGGTGGAGGTCCTCGAGCCGCCCAGGCCACTCGGGGTCGCCCGGGACCAGGAACCGGATGCCGAGCTCCGCGGCCCGCTCGAGGTCGGCGGCGGCGTCGACGTCCGCGGCGCGGAGGCACACGTCGTCGCGGACCGTGCCCACCTCGCGGTTGCCGTACGGGACGCGGACGTCCTGGTCGACCAGGAGCCTCCAGGCCTGCTCGGCCCCCACGTCCGCGACGAGGGAGGCGATCCGCAGGTCGCCAGGCTCCCCCAGGCGCGTGAGGGCCGCGCGCGCCAGGCGCTCCTGCTCGTGGTGTCCACCCACAGCGGTCGTCGCCTCGCGGTCGTCGGCCGCGTCCGTCGAGAAGATCGACAGCTGCGCGGCAGCCTCGCCGTCGTACGAACCCGTCATCGTGCGGCCCCCGCCCGACGAGTCAGCGACGCGTCCGGGAGCGGCTCACCGAGCCGCAGGGCCAAGGCGTCGCGTACCTCGGAGACGTCGGGAGGACACGGTTCCTCGAGGCGGAGGTCGGCGAGGGTCCAGGCGAGCCGGTGGACGCGGACGGACCCACGGTGGGTGAGACGGCCGCTGTAGAGCTGCTCGTCGAGCACCGTCGTGGCAGCCTCGCTGAGGGGGAACTGCTCGCGCAGCGCTGCCCCCGGGACGTCGGCGTTGACCCGCCACGGCGTGCCGGCGTAGCGCCGGCGCTGCCGCTCGCGGGCGGCGGTCACCCGGGCGCGCACGACCGCGCTGCTCTCCCGCGCGGCCAACGGGTCGCGGGCCTCCCACGCGGAGACGGGCATGACGTGTCGGGTGATGTCGATGCGGTCGGCGATCGGTCCGGAGATCTTGGCGCGGTAGCGCCGTCGCGCCACCTCGGTGCAGCTGCAGGCCGCGTGCCGGTCGTCGGGACGCCACTCCCCGCACGGGCAGGGGTTGCACGCGAGCACGAGACCCGCGCGCGCCGGGAACGTGGCGACCTCCTCACCGCGGGCGATCGTGATCTCACCGCTCTCGAGCGGTTGCCGGAGCGCCTCGACGATGTCGGCGTGGAAGAGCGGGAACTCGTCGAGGAAGAGCACGCCGCGATGGGCCTTGCTGATCTCGCCCGGACGCACGCGGCCCGAGCCGCCGCCCAGCACGGACGTGCGCGAGGAGGTGTGGTGCGGCGCCGAGAAGGGCGGCCGTCGCACGAGACCCTCGACCTCGACCGCCCCCGATCCCGTGGCACTGGCCAGGGAGACCAGCGCGGTGAGCTCCAGCGCCTCCTCGACGTCGAGGTCCGGCAGCAGTCCGGGCAGCCGCTCGGCCAGCGAGGTCTTGCCCGCCCCCTTCGGCCCCGACAGCATCAGGTGGTGACCGCCGGCGGCGGCGACCTCCAGGGCGTGACGGGCGTCCACGACACCGATCAGGTCGGCGAGATCGAGGTCGGCGCGCGGTCCGCGAGCGCCCGCTCCCAGCATGGGTGACGCGCCGACCACGGCCACGGGCGGCGCCGGTGGCACCTCCTCACCCGTCAGCACGGCCACGGCCTGCGCCAGGGACCGGACGCCGGTCACGGCCATGCCCGGCACCAGCGCGGCCTCGGCCGCCTGCGGCTCGGGGACGATGACGTGGCCCAGGCCCTGGGCCCGGGCCGCCAGCACCATGGGCAGCACCCCCACCACCGGGCGCATGGCACCGTCGAGCGCCAGCTCGCCGATGAGAGCGGTGCCGGCGAGCGAGGCCGCCATGTCCTCGGCCGCCACGAGCACGGCCACGGCGATGGCGAGGTCGAGGTGGCTGCCCCGCTTGGGCAGGTCCGCCGGGCTGAGGAGGATCGTCGTACGCCTCGTCGTCGGCCACCGGAAGCCGGAGTTGTCCACGGCCGTGCGGCAGCGGTCGCGCGCCTCGTTGATGGAGGCGTCGGGCCGCCCCACGACCAGGGTGTTGACCTGGCCCATGGACACGTCGACCTGCACGTCCACGCGGTGGCCCACGGCGCCGGCCAGGACGACGGTGTGGGCGGTCGCGATGCCCATCAGGCCACACCCCGGAGGTGGGTCAGCTGCGGCCGGCCGCGGCGGGGCCACACCACACCGACCACGTCGACCCGCACCCCGGTCGCTCGGACGCCGTGGTCCTGCTGCCACCGCCAGGCGAGCCGGTGCAGCCGGGCCAGCTTCTCCTCGCCGACGGCCTCCACAGGGTGGCCGTGGTTCACGTCGCGCCTGGTCTTCACCTCGACGGCGACGACGACGGAGCCGTCGAGCACCACGAGGTCCAGCTCGCCGAGCTCGCACCGCCAGTTGCGGTCCAGCGGCACCAGCCCCTGGGCCACGAGGTGGCGTCGGGCGAACCGCTCCCCCATCTCGCCCAGTGAGAGGTGCGCCGCGCGATCGGGAAGTCTGCCGAGCGGCGCCGAGCTCGTCGAGTGCACGAGGGCCGAGCGGCGCCGTCCGGCCGGGGCGCCGGTGGGGGTGTCGGTGGGGGTGTCGGTGGGGGTGTCCATGTCGGCGACCCTGTCGCCTCTGCGCGCGATCGCCGAGGGCCTGCTCCCGCAGCGGTGGAGAACCTCTCGCCACGCGCCGCCGGGACGCTAACCGGCCCGCTCCACCCGCTCGCCCGGCCCGCTCACCTCGATGCGGGACTCGTGGCGGCCTCGGCCAGGCGGACGTTCACGAACCGTCGGCGGTGCACCGCCGAGGGCCCGTGCTCGAGGAGCCGGGCCGTGTGCAGGTCGGTGATGTAGCCCTTGTGCACGTCGAACGCGTACGCCGGGTGCTCGCCGTGCAGGTCGTGCATCAGCCGGTCACGGGTCACCTTCGCCAGCACCGACGCGGCCGCGACGCAGGCGGCGACCCGGTCGCCCTTCCACACCGCGAGGTTCGCGGCACCCGTCCCGGTCAGCGGGAACCCGTCGGAGAGCACGAAGGCCGGCCTGACCGCGAGCCTGGCCACCGCGCGACGCAGCGCGGCGAGGTTCGCCACGTGCATCCCCATGGCGTCGCACTCCCCCGGCTCGACCACCACGACGGACCAGGCCTCGGCGCGGCGTACGACCTGGTCGTAGCAGCGTTCGCGGGCGGCGACGGTGAGCAGCTTGGAGTCCCGTAGCCCGGGCACCTGGCCCCGTCCGCCGTCGGGCAGCACGACGGCCGCGGCCACCAGCGGCCCGGCACAGGCACCGCGCCCGGCCTCGTCGACGCCTGCGACGGGCCCGAGGCCGGCGCGTCGCAGCGCCCGCTCGTAGCCGCCGAGACCGGCGTCGCGGCGCACCGTGGTGCCACGCGGGACCCTGGTCACGGCGCCGGGACCTCGGAGAAGACGGCGGGCACCTCCACCGGTCCGAAGCGGCTCGGCGGCCACGCGATGCGCCAGACCCGACCGACGACGTCGCTCTCGGGCACCATGCCGCCGCCGGGGTCGCCCAGGTGGACGCGCGAGTCGGCGGAGGCGTCGCGGTTGTCGCCCATCAACCAGTAGTGGTCGGCGGGCACGACCGAGTCGAACCGGATGCGCGAGGGCGGCTTGCCCGCGGGGATGTACGGCTCGTCCAGCGCCAGGCCGTTGACCGTGACACGACCGAGGGGATCACAGCACGCGACACGGTCACCACCGACGGCGATGACCCGCTTCACGAGGTGGCCCGTCGTCGGGTAGAGCCCGACCAGCTCCAGCGCGCGGGTGAAGGGGTTCGACGCGACCGGGGTGTCGGCCTCCGACAGCCAGCCGCCGGGGTCGTCGAACACGACGACGTCACCGCGGTCGTAAGGCCCCTGCGACCACTTCTCCACCAGGATCCGGTCGTCGACGGCGAGCGTCGGCTCCATCGAGGTGCTCGGCACGTAGAAGACCTGCACCACGAAGTGCTTGACCCCGGAGACCAGCAGCAGGGACAGCACGACCAGCACGGCGAGCTCGATCAACGTCGAGCGGCGCCGGCTGGTCGCGTCGGTGGATGACCCCGGTGACCCGGGTGTCTCGCTCACGCCTCGCGGCGCTCCTTGATCTTGGCGGCCTTGCCGCGCAGGTTGCGCAGGTAGTACAGCTTCGCGCGGCGCACGTCGCCGCGCGTGACGAGCTCGATCTTCTCGAAGATCGGGGAGTGCAGCGGGAAGGTGCGCTCCACGCCGACGCCGAAGGAGACCTTGCGGACGGTGAAGGTGCGGCCGACGCCGGAGCC
This region includes:
- the rpsB gene encoding 30S ribosomal protein S2, whose product is MAVVTMRQLLESGVHFGHQTRRWNPKMKRFIMTERNGIYIIDLQQSLSYIDRSYAFIKDTVAKGGTVMFVGTKKQAQEAIAEQAARVGMPYVNQRWLGGMLTNFQTVHQRINRLKELDDVDFDNVAGSGRTKKELLQMKRERDKLQRTLGGIRDMGRTPSAVWIVDTKKEHLAVEEARKLNIPIIGILDTNCDPDEVDFPIPGNDDAIRAVGLLTRVIADAVADGLQARGGASAGESGTTDEPLAEWERELLEGSADEAAVAATGGQVESAPQANVPTEATTDTPAPDETPTPVAEAATPEPAEAATGASSEKAEADEAKAAAEQA
- a CDS encoding M23 family metallopeptidase — protein: MTAFDPPSSLFGAGHRGVDLAGAAGQPVLAPLAGTVTTAGSIAGTPVVVVSHGETRTTYQPVRAAVAVGEDVTPGQVIGHLSAEGSHCPPGVCLHWGLKRDEEYLDPMDLLGARRVRLLPADDAQARG
- a CDS encoding tyrosine recombinase XerC is translated as MPAAWEEAVTAYARHLTSERGLAEPTVRAYVGDVTHLAQHLTRPGRDHPAGGRGPAALTLTDLRSWLAEMQAQGLARSTLARRGSAVRGFTAWLVRSGRAEEDPGLRLASAKPRRALPVPLEQQQARALLEGLGEDPEPAEEGTRSEEAIAVRRRDAAMLEVLYATGIRVAELCGLDAGDIDEERRVLRVLGKGGKERVVPLGRPAHEALRTWLDGAREQLAGPASGEAVFLGVRGRRIDPRTVRRVVHDRVREVTGAPDVGPHGLRHSAATHLLDGGADLRAVQELLGHASLGTTQIYTHVSNERLRRAFDQAHPRA
- the dprA gene encoding DNA-processing protein DprA — translated: MTGSYDGEAAAQLSIFSTDAADDREATTAVGGHHEQERLARAALTRLGEPGDLRIASLVADVGAEQAWRLLVDQDVRVPYGNREVGTVRDDVCLRAADVDAAADLERAAELGIRFLVPGDPEWPGRLEDLHRAGAVQRRGGPPLGLWVRGRPLTTLVERAVAFVGSRSATGYGTTTGAEIAAHVSREGYGVVSGAAFGIDQATHRAALAVEGGTVAVLACGVDRAYPSAHEQLLEKIGERGAVVSELPPGCAPTRVRFLARNRLIAALSEGTVVVEAAVRSGALNTAHWTTRLHRPLMGVPGAVTSAASAGVHELIRTRDATLVTSGEHVLDLLGGPEHAAGLARGAETVRDQLPRHLREVLEGVPVTRAITTRSVAREVAVSEAIARDSLAELSARGLVEHGDGRWRLSAGARADAEAGTGTPTVDW
- a CDS encoding YifB family Mg chelatase-like AAA ATPase codes for the protein MGIATAHTVVLAGAVGHRVDVQVDVSMGQVNTLVVGRPDASINEARDRCRTAVDNSGFRWPTTRRTTILLSPADLPKRGSHLDLAIAVAVLVAAEDMAASLAGTALIGELALDGAMRPVVGVLPMVLAARAQGLGHVIVPEPQAAEAALVPGMAVTGVRSLAQAVAVLTGEEVPPAPPVAVVGASPMLGAGARGPRADLDLADLIGVVDARHALEVAAAGGHHLMLSGPKGAGKTSLAERLPGLLPDLDVEEALELTALVSLASATGSGAVEVEGLVRRPPFSAPHHTSSRTSVLGGGSGRVRPGEISKAHRGVLFLDEFPLFHADIVEALRQPLESGEITIARGEEVATFPARAGLVLACNPCPCGEWRPDDRHAACSCTEVARRRYRAKISGPIADRIDITRHVMPVSAWEARDPLAARESSAVVRARVTAARERQRRRYAGTPWRVNADVPGAALREQFPLSEAATTVLDEQLYSGRLTHRGSVRVHRLAWTLADLRLEEPCPPDVSEVRDALALRLGEPLPDASLTRRAGAAR
- a CDS encoding YraN family protein — protein: MDTPTDTPTDTPTGAPAGRRRSALVHSTSSAPLGRLPDRAAHLSLGEMGERFARRHLVAQGLVPLDRNWRCELGELDLVVLDGSVVVAVEVKTRRDVNHGHPVEAVGEEKLARLHRLAWRWQQDHGVRATGVRVDVVGVVWPRRGRPQLTHLRGVA
- a CDS encoding ribonuclease HII, which translates into the protein MTRVPRGTTVRRDAGLGGYERALRRAGLGPVAGVDEAGRGACAGPLVAAAVVLPDGGRGQVPGLRDSKLLTVAARERCYDQVVRRAEAWSVVVVEPGECDAMGMHVANLAALRRAVARLAVRPAFVLSDGFPLTGTGAANLAVWKGDRVAACVAAASVLAKVTRDRLMHDLHGEHPAYAFDVHKGYITDLHTARLLEHGPSAVHRRRFVNVRLAEAATSPASR
- the lepB gene encoding signal peptidase I, translated to MSETPGSPGSSTDATSRRRSTLIELAVLVVLSLLLVSGVKHFVVQVFYVPSTSMEPTLAVDDRILVEKWSQGPYDRGDVVVFDDPGGWLSEADTPVASNPFTRALELVGLYPTTGHLVKRVIAVGGDRVACCDPLGRVTVNGLALDEPYIPAGKPPSRIRFDSVVPADHYWLMGDNRDASADSRVHLGDPGGGMVPESDVVGRVWRIAWPPSRFGPVEVPAVFSEVPAP
- the rplS gene encoding 50S ribosomal protein L19, with the protein product MTNVIDTINAASLRDDNPDFRAGDTVKVHVKVIEGNRSRVQVFQGVVIKVQGSGVGRTFTVRKVSFGVGVERTFPLHSPIFEKIELVTRGDVRRAKLYYLRNLRGKAAKIKERREA